In Hippopotamus amphibius kiboko isolate mHipAmp2 chromosome 6, mHipAmp2.hap2, whole genome shotgun sequence, the genomic window taattccaTTGTCCTATTCTAGATACTGTCCCTCCATTGAATCAAAGGTTTTGCGTTTTCCAAATCGTCTACATCAGGTTTGGCTGGAACCTGAAGGAATGGATTCTGACCTCATCTACCCACAAGGATTATCTGTGACGCTGCCAGCTGAATTACAGGAGAAAATGATCATGTGCATCAGAGGCTTGGAGAAAGCTAAAATGATTCAGCCAGGTAAAGAGAATGCCAGCTGCCCTTCAGAATGAGCTAAGCATTGCTTAGCAAATGGTGAGGCCTTAGCCTCAGAAGACAAAGCCCAACATCTGTGCATTTAAAATAGTCTTCGTTTTTGAAGAGCATTTAATGATAATCTTTGCATCTCTTCCTTGAGGCAAATCCAGCactgtttttacttattttttaccatttattCTTTGATCAGGCTATGGTGTTCAGTATGATTACTTGGACCCCCGTCAGATCACTCCTTCACTCGAGACTCATTTGGTGCAACGGCTCTTCTTTGCTGGACAGATAAATGGCACTACTGGTtatgaggaagctgcagctcaagTAAGAGGTTGTTCAGATGTTACTCTCAACAGAAAAGGACTATCTAACTGGTGTTCCTCCTCTTGACGTCTGTTATGATAGCTATATAGAGCTTAGATACAACTCATAACTGTAATAGAAGACTTACTTCTGTTTCAGGGTATATGGAAGTGGCTGCTATATACAGCaggattttaaaaacactgtgcCTTTATTACTCTTCTCTGAGCTCCTAGGTCTGATAGCATATTTCAATTAGATTTATTATATtgcttctgaaatttaaaaaaaaaagaaaatttagttcTTTTAACCTAACTTTATTGAAAATTACCCTATTGTTATTCCTTTTTAGCagaaaattatgttatttttacttataaGTGGGAAAAGGCTAAAAAAGTCTTAcaggtggattttttaaaaagattagcCCACTTGGGTTTATCAggaatgttagatttttttttttctttttttctttttttttggctgtgttgggtctttgttgcggcgtgcaggttttcttttATCTAGTTCTGGCATACTTGGGCTCTGTggtttgtggcacacggactctccagttgaggcacatgagctcaggagttatggcgcacggacttagttgccccgtgacatgtgggatcttagttcctcaaccagggattgaacccatgtcccctgcattggaaggcagattctttaccactggaccagcagggaggtCCCAAccttagatattttttaaaacaatgaatcaTAGCATTCTAAAGTGGTACATTACCCATATTCTGTTTCTGAATAGGGAccacattttctgtctcttttctttcccttctgggCAGTGTCTGCCTTCTTCCCACCTGTGCCATTCTTTTCCAGGTAGTGTCTGAATAGGTTAGCTCTGTTCAGTTCATAATGGCCTTTTAAACATTTCAGTCCTCTTGTAGGGTGTGATAGCTGGAATCAATGCAAGTCTTCGGGTCAGACACAAGCCTCCTTTTGTCATTAGCCGAACAGAAGGATACATAGGAGTTCTGATTGATGACCTCACCACACTGGGCACCAACGAACCATACCGCATGTTTACCAGCCGAGCTGAGTTCCGTTTGTCACTGCGTCCTGATAACGCTGACAGCAGGCTCACGTTCCGAGGTAACTCTTCACTGAGTCTTGGAACCAGATTTCCTCTCCTTTAAGACCTCTTTCATTatactctctccctcccccttctaGGGTACAAGGAAGCTGGTTGTGTGTCCCAACAACGATATGAAAGAGCTACTTGGATGAAGTCTTCTTTAGAAGAAGGCATTTCTGTGCTAAAATCCATTGAGTTTTCGAGTTCCAAATGGAAAAACTTAATCCCAGAGGCTTCTATAAGTATTGGTAAAAGTCTACCTCTCAGGTATGCATTTTTAATGTAgacctttcttactttctttggaaaaacgAAATCATTTCAGAGACATTACCTATAGATTCCCTACCTGTACCTTTTAAATGAATGCAGGTATTACGTTTGCTTCTTTTCAAAATCCTTTAAACGTAACTTATCTCTTTATTCACTAATGACAATATATGGTtctaagttattattttttatttaatttctctgtggcTTCCACTGAGCTCTTCTGGGTTTCCTAGGATTTAGAGGGTACAAACCAAGAAATAGagtgatttgctttcttttttaggcATGGAGCAGTTGGCATGGTCTCATCTTGCCTGTGAGCTATAGCAGGGAAACTTTGATTAAGCAGAGTGTTACAAATTCTTTGGACTTACTTGAAGAGTACCTTGCTACATTTTAGGATTCTTTTTGTCCTTGTTTTTACTATTCTGGTTAAATGGACTCTAAGTCCAAAGGACATTAATTTAGAGCTTTTTTGCTTCAGAGAGGTGTTCCTAAAAACATTGCATAATTCAAAATCTGCATCTTTCACCACtgatttttcccattaaaaaaaatgtaagctaATTGAGGGTAGGGGTGCTCAGAAGGCATAAATCTACAATCATCATATCTTAGAAGCACACATGATGGCTTGATCTTGTGGCTGTGTCTGCAGTatgtttttcctttatagttttccctttttttcctcaacCACTATTTTCCTTGTGAGGGGTTTTATAGACTTAAAGGTATACCCATTTTAATGCCACTTTTTATTATCTCTACTCTTTCCAAGTGCTCTCTCCTTAACTAATAGCCAGACATGTCTGTTTGACTTTCATGTCATCACAATGTTTTATCATTTACAATTTTTGTtcccaaattttcattttcacgGGAATTTCCCAAAGCACTGGCACCACTGTTAGAGGATAGTAAGTATAGTAACAGTAAGTAATAAAGAACCTGCATAGAttcagggaatggactggagaactcaaggtttgagggggcggggggtgaaggggaagctgagacgaagtgagagagtagcatagacatatatatactaccaactgtaaaataaatccccagtgggaagttgctgtataacaaagggagttcaactcaaggatagatgttgccttagaggactggaatggGCAGGGtgcgggggagtcgagggagggagggaataaggggatatgtgtataaatacagatgattgaacttggtgtacctcaaaaaaaataataaataaataaataaaatggaaaaaaaatttttaattaaaaaaaaaaaagaacctgcatAGTCGTCACCTAAACCAGGGGATCTCATTCACAGGAAAGACAGCCTGGTTCACAAATAAGGGTGCTGGATGTATCTGTTTACCAGCTAAGTGGTACCAGCTAAATgatgaataaaaatatgaaaaaagaggctgtcagttttatgttttacctAACTAATCCCGTGAGTAGCCATTTTGTTAAggtggtttttgggtttttttaaacaataatttgGCCAAATGCTTTCCCTGTTATTTCAGGTGTCTTTCCTTTCAGGAGGAAGCCAGGGTCCTGGTCCTCGTGTTTGATTTCAGCAGAATACTTATAATCTCATGTTCAGCCTCCCTAAAAGAACTCACTTTATCAATTCCTATATATATAAAgctaaaaagatagaaaattggTCAAAGGACATGTATTGCATCCGTTGCACACATGGCatgctctgtgccaagcactgagaAGTTGAACTGGACTTTGAGCTGGCATTTTGACAGAAGAGATCCACAAATGCATGTGCCCACACACTTCCTGTCATGATTATAGGAAAAGGCATTGACGTGTCAGGTAGCGCAGAAACTGTCTCTTGTGTTCTGTCGAAGTGCGCTAGTTTGTCCTTCTGTGCCAGACCTCTGTACTCTGAGGCTTAGGCTTCATTCATAGCTGTTCTTGAAGTTTGAACCTGAAAACAGCTCCAAGCCTtacaaacaaattatttaaaacctttttaaaagttaagtggTCACAGGCTTTTCTTTGAGGACACCATTCTGCAAGATTCCACAGTAGCTCTTTTTTTGGTTAGTCTTTGGGAGGTGTGTTCGAGTATGTTCTATAATTTCTGAAAGGACAATCCCTTTCCTTTTGGAGTTTAGGGTTATTTGGTTTCATAGTAGCTTATCTGTTGAGGCCTCTGAAGTTAGTTGACATAATTCATCTCATGGAGCACAAAAAAAGTTGACAGGTCCTTGTGGGGAGAGAGTGCCTGGCCTTTCCTGGGCCATCTGAGGAAGAGATGAGGCAGGCATCTGCAGAAGGTGGTGACAGATGACTGTGGTGATAGGATGAGCTGTAAAGAAGGCATCTGGGAGGCTTAGGAGGACTTGGGACCCCGGGATGGGCAGAGCTGACTTTCTGTTGACTTGATAATTAATTGGTTTAATTGGTTTTAGGTGGATGGAGTTgataaaaaaatctattaaaagagGGAAAgatcaaagtaaataaaaataaaattaaggcagTAAATGTAGGGAAACTATACAGATCAGTGAGACCTCGTGCaaatcaaacaaaatgaaaaggaaactacAGGGTATTTTGCAGTCTTGGAGTAAGCAGGAGATCTCCTTCAGCTGGTTCTGAGCTCACGTGCAAAAGGAAGACGCATTCATAGGACATGGGCTTAGCGTGACTTAGTTGTAAATTCTTAGGGAGTTCAGTCAAACCCTTGTTATCAGAGGATATTCTGTCCTTACAAGAAAGGGAGGACAAATGGATTATTGCAATGCCACCTTTACCAACAACTTCCCCCTTATGGTAAAGGAAGGGAGTTGAGAATCACACGCTAATCTTCTTGAGGTCCTCCTGTGTTGTAGGTGCTGCTGCATATGCTCACTGTACTTGGGAAGAATTAgaaatatattgatattatttattctgagatttgtattattttcagggAATCTTGTTCTTAATCTACCTGATATGACATGGACCCCTGTGTTAATGAAACTTTTATGTATTTGTAGAGCTCTCGATGTTCTGAAGTATGAGGAAGTTGACATAGAGTTGTTGGCCAAGGCTGTTCCAGAGCCCTTGAAGAAGTACACCAGATGTAGAGAGCTAGCCGAAAGGCTGAAAATAGAAGGtagaaaatacttttttactTAGAATGTCTGTGTGCTCCCTTTTCCATTTGTGCAAATTATGAATGGGTGGCAGATCCATGAAGAGCTCTATGTCAAGAGGAGCCATTATTACCCTAGGACCAGCATTGTCTTAGGCTCTGACCACTCAGAGTGGGAGTTCCCAGGTAGCATTGCAACACATGGGAGCATGTTAAGAATGCAAAATCTCAGGCTCCGCCCCAGACCCACTGAGTgagcatctgcattttaacaagatccctaggtgatttttgtgtatatttcacATTTAGGATGTGCTACTATAGAGCTctcctttaaaaacaacaacaacaacaacaaaaatcttaccttttttttcttttgaacttgtttacattttctccatcttaatgttctaataatgagaaaattaatgctatctttggctttgaaaatatATTGGAATATTCTTCccttaacaaatacttattttgtATCAGGCAAAGAAATCCAGAGTCTGCCCCTGTACTTTATAACATTTGGTGTGCTCTCATACTCTTGGTCGATATATTGACCATCAGAGTCACATGTGACTTCTGGAGTtgcactgcattttttttttaagtttttctttgttaaaaaaatttcaaatataaacgGAAATACTGAGAATATCATTAGCATCTGCATTgtgataaaagattttttttcctccggtggaaaattttgtggaaaaaaagGCCGGGAACAGAATGAGATGGGGGAGAAGGGTAGGAAAAGCAGCATAATGATAGACTGTTCAAACAGGAAGGGACTTTAAGCTCCTTGGGGACCAGCGAAGGTGGTAAGAATGCTGCATTCCTTCTAGCAGTGacattttctttcagttccagAGAGGTCTGTCACCCTGCTATGCTTTGGCTGCTTATATAGGATGACCCAAGTGCTATCGTTCTTCCAGATGATCAGACCCTAGTCATTTGCTAATGTGTAAGAAGTATTGTTAACCTTTTATCTCAACATTGTGATCTTTCTATTGggtaaaaattactttattgaaCATTTAGGCTGTTAGCATCTGGGAAAAGGTGATTAAATTCTACATTTTAAACTTGGTTTGCAGTTTTACTTTGTCTAGTAAATCATCCAGAATCATTATCATTGTTTATAGGAAACCTCGACTTCAGCCATGGAGTAGCTATTGTTTTGCCTTGTTCTTTGGAGACTCTGACATATATAAAGACTCTAATTTATATCCATGGCTTAAAAGAAACCACACTAGTTTAAAATACAACAcatatcagtggttttcaaatcaCTACCTGGATCCTCCACTAGACAAGTTTCTTGAAGACAGAAATCAGTTTCAGATTCTTCTGTGTACTCTCATGTTTTGCTGTATACATATTTGAAAGGTTAAATATGTATCTTTAACATATATAttatctcttcatttttattctgtgaTCCTATAGTGTATTCATGAGTCATGAAATTTCATTAGTTTGTTGTACTAATTTGTTGTATGTCGTATAAATccctttacatgtattatttcatttgatacTTAGAAGTGTACTGTGAAGGATACCTATTAGcattatgtattaattttacagataagtgataacttgcccaagatcatacaattggtgagtggcagaactgggatttgaacctagcaTGTCTGACTACAAGACCTGTGCACCTCACAACTATACTTCTTTATCACAAAGACCACCATgggcttgcctggtggtgcagtggttaagaatccacctgccaatgcaagggacatgggtttgagccctagtcagggaagaccccacatgctgcggagcaactaagcctgtgtgccacaactactgagcctgtgctctagagcctgtgagccacaactactgagcccacgtaccacagttactgaagctcgagcacctagagcccgtgctctgcagcaagagaagccactgcaagagaAGCCCctacttaccacaactagagaaagcccatgcacagcaacgaagacccaaagcagccaaaaaataaattatttcaaaaaaaaacaaaaacatcataaTCCAGGCCAGCCCTTAACAtttctttagggacttccctggtggcacagtggttgggaatccgcctgctaatgcaggggacgtgggttcgatccctggtccgggaagatcccacatgccaaggggagcctgcgtgccacagctactgaaatctgtgtgcctagagcccatgctccacaacaggagaggccactgcaatgagaagcccacacactgcaacgaagagcagcccccactagccacaactagagaaagcccgcatgcagcaatgaagacccaacacaaccaaaaataaataagtaaataaatattattggggggagggaaagaaaatggaacaatatctttaaagaaaaaaaaatttctagataAAGCAGCTGAGGCCCAGGAGGATAATGATGTGTCCATAGTCAGAGGGTAATTTATTGGTACCACCAGGCTCAGGGCTGCCCGTCAAGTGATGGAAGCAGGTGTTGCCAAAACCTTTAGGGAAGACTTGCTTTCTTAAATAGGACAGAATGACCACTTCAAGTTAGGTTTTAAAAcaggttttggttttatttttctaagaacagaATGCTTTAATTACAGAATAATCGCTGAGTTATCTTTCTAACTTCACTTCTGAATAAAACCttagttaaattatttaaattatgttaCCATCTAAGAAGATCTGCTTCTTAAAATTATAGCTTTATATGGACATAGTTCAGAAAACCATCTTAGAGAAACGTCTTATCTTTAGGACTTAAAATCCAAACCTACAGCCTATTGAAGGAAGTGTTCAACCAAAATTTGCACTGAGGAGgaaagcaatttctttttttacttttaattcttagatttttgaaatgaaaaggaTGTGGAATAAACTACCAGACAGAATATTGCAGGTAATACACAAGATActcccttttctttattttagccTCAATGTCCTCCTCTGTGAAAGGGAACACCTACCCCACCTGTCTCATGATGTTGAGATCATGTATGCAAAAGCTGTCTGTAAATTGTTAAAAGCTGTAAAAATGTAAGTTATTCATGTAATCTGCATACCATAACGTAATTAATTTTGTTCACAGCCTCTTATGAATCAGTATTGTTCCATCAGCaacaagaaataaaggaagttCAGCGAGATGAAGCTCTCCAGCTGCCAAAGGACCTAGATTATTTGACTCTCAAGGATGTATCTTTGTCCTATGAAGTTCGAGAGAAGCTACATTTCAGTCGCCCGCAGACGGTAAGAAAATAGGCAGTGGATGGGAATAGGTCATAAAAAGCcagtgctttaatttttaaaacctggatTTACAGTGGCCACATAACTAATGTTTTATTTCATCATAAAAAGGTTAAcctcttattttcttattgtttttgtaTGACAGATATTAGTATGTTTTTATGAGATGAAAAAGCTTAGTCTAAATAAGTAACTAGAAGTCAAGAATTGGGTTGATTATAATTATCCTCTAGTCCCAACCTTGTGCTAAACCATCAATGCAAACTGTATATACGCATGACTTAAAAGAAACAACTTTAGGTTAAAATAGAATAcatatcagtggttttcaaatcaCTACTTGGATCCCCCCCAGGGGTACTATAGTGTTGTGTTGGGAGCCACTAGGAGGAAGAAGGGGGACAAAGAGGTCCCCCCTCAGTGTtcctgcttgtgtgtgtgtgtgtgtgtgtgtgtgtgtgtgtgtgtgtgtgttttgcatttGCGTGAGTGCATGTGTACCCAGCTGTAAACATCTGTTAAAAACTTTGTAGTTTTGGActtgtaataaatatttaaagataggTAGGCTGTATTTACTGATTCTGAGACATTTTAACGCCTCTGAAACTGAGTTGTGTCTTAAAAACTGATGGTGTATCATAGTTTAATGGGCAGTgggttgggtttgtttttggttttgtagtGGTTCCTAAGATAAAGGGGCATTTAACAAAACCGTAGTCtgcaaaaatttttgaaaaaaaaaagatttttaaagggaGGGGTGATTTCATCAACTTAACATGGTAGCTGGCAAAGAGGCcttaagttttttgttgttgttttttgttttttgtgggtttttttgtttttttttaataaatttatttatttatttgtttgtttattggctacgttgggtcttcattgctgcacacaggctttctctagttgcgggagcaggggctactctgttacagtgcacgggcttctcattacagtggcttctcttgttgtggagcatgggctctaggtgcatgagcttcagtagctgcggcacatgggctcaatagctgtggctcactggccctagagcacaggctaagtagttgtggtgcacgggcttagttgctccgcggcatgtggtatctccctgggacagggatcgaacccgtgtcccctgcattggcaggcagattcttatccactgcgccacctaggaagtcccaggcctTAAGTTTTGTAACTGAAGCCTATTCATTTTGGGTTATGTTTTTGTGGATAGTCATGGGCTCCACTGCCCAATATGATAGCCATTGGCCAAATGCAACcatttacattaattaaaattaaataaaataaaaaattcaactcTTTAGTcatactagccacatttcaagtgctcagtagccacaaaAGGATATTGGCTACTGTACTGGACATTTTTACTGTGCAAATGTTATAGAAAATTTCCATTATCACAGAAAGTTCAGTTGCATAGAATGGGTCATTGGAGTTCAGATTTATCCaaaattctaaaatacaaaaAGCTCTGACAAACGTTTGCTACAGACTCATTTGGTACTAAAACAGACCTGAACTGATATGATGTCTTTATACCACTTGGAGTGAATAATTCATACATTTCACTGTAAAAATATAGTCtgttgtatatttataaaaatatatacaacagaaaTATTCCTGAGATTAATTATAGGTGCTGCCCAACACACTGCTAGTGATGTTAAATTAGTTTAACGTAAAGGTTAGGTACTCTAACATCTGTTAGTTATGTGATTTTGGACAGGTCATTTTAATGTCTCAGCCTGTTTCCCCTGTTTGTAAAGTGAAGATATTAATAATAACCACATTTCTTTTGAcgttattttgagttattttgaaGATACAGTAAGATAAtggttttgaaaatataaactataacATACAGATTGTTATCAGGAGGAAAATAGATTTGCTTATAATTGGCATAGCTCATTTATGTTTCTCTTATGGTTTTAATTCCTAGATTGGAGCTGCCAGTCGTATACCTGGAGTGACACCTGCTGCCATCATCAATCTGCTCAGATTTGTGAAGACCACTCAGCAAAGACAGGCAGCTCTGAAAAGATTGCCAAAAACTGATCATGTATGTGATACAGACAGACTTGAAGAGAGACAGTTATAGCTTTCCATTCATAGAAGAGTTTTAATCAGTACAAGAGTATAGATAGAAGATAAGTATTTCTATTAAGTACCTGTTATAATAACTTTATTAGGTTATTATGGCTTTGTCATTAATTTATGAATAGGAGAGAGATTATCATTGTGCTTTTTGTGTATCTGAAAAAATAGTTATAAACTCTTTCTTTCAGGTGCTTTAATTCAGTAAGCCTATTAATATAAGTTTGGGCAGTGTTCATCAGAGATACAGTGGAACTAAAactaaacctgaaaaaaaaaatctcagcgtGCAGATTTGCCTGCTCATAAGGACTTTGTCagtaattccctggcagtccagtggttaggactccaagcttccactgcagagagcctgtgttggatccctggtcaaggaactaagatcctgcaagccaagaggtgtggcaaaaaaagaaaaggttttcttttttaattaaaaaaaataaggactttGTCCATTAAACATACCAAATTAAAAGTCTTATCTTTCAACTTGTTTTGAAAgttagcagggacttccctgacagcacagtggttaagaatccgcctgccacttcctaggtggtgcagtggttaagaatcagcctgccaatgcaggggacacaggttcaatccctgccccaggaagataccattgCCACGgagcagaggaactaagcctgtgcaccacaactgttgagcccatgtgctgcaactacggaagcccatgcacctagagcctgtgctctgcaacaagagaagccaccacaatgaggagcccacgtaccacaatgaagagcagcccgtgcttgccgcaactagagaaaacctgtgtacaacaacgaagacccaacacagc contains:
- the MTO1 gene encoding protein MTO1 homolog, mitochondrial — encoded protein: MFSLRRCGRWVAASFTKRHLPSARFGGDSAAPRTPHFDVVVIGGGHAGTEAAAAAARCGSRTLLLTHRVDTIGQMSCNPSFGGIGKGHLMREVDALDGLCSRICDQSGVHYKVLNRRKGPAVWGLRAQIDRKLYKQNMQKEILNTPLLTVQEGAVEDLILTEPEPEHTGKYRVSGVVLVDGSTVYAESVVLTTGTFLRGMIVIGLEMHPAGRLGDQPSIGLAQTLERLGFVVGRLKTGTPPRIAKESINFSILNKQTPDNPSIPFSFINETVWIKPEDQLSCYLTHTNPRVDEIVLENLHLNCHVKETTRGPRYCPSIESKVLRFPNRLHQVWLEPEGMDSDLIYPQGLSVTLPAELQEKMIMCIRGLEKAKMIQPGYGVQYDYLDPRQITPSLETHLVQRLFFAGQINGTTGYEEAAAQGVIAGINASLRVRHKPPFVISRTEGYIGVLIDDLTTLGTNEPYRMFTSRAEFRLSLRPDNADSRLTFRGYKEAGCVSQQRYERATWMKSSLEEGISVLKSIEFSSSKWKNLIPEASISIGKSLPLRALDVLKYEEVDIELLAKAVPEPLKKYTRCRELAERLKIEASYESVLFHQQQEIKEVQRDEALQLPKDLDYLTLKDVSLSYEVREKLHFSRPQTIGAASRIPGVTPAAIINLLRFVKTTQQRQAALKRLPKTDHVCDTDRLEERQL